From Planctomycetia bacterium, the proteins below share one genomic window:
- a CDS encoding GNAT family N-acetyltransferase, which produces MEIRDLRDDEIEAARQLLCAHGWEHRVGTSEEFARLIARSQRSAVAIVDAQLVGFARAITDGISNGYLSMVVVAPEYRRRGIGRALLAHIMGDDPKITWVLRAGREGEAGFFTKLGFDTSTVAMERLRR; this is translated from the coding sequence ATGGAAATACGCGACCTTCGGGACGATGAGATCGAAGCCGCACGGCAATTGCTCTGCGCTCATGGTTGGGAACATCGAGTAGGGACCTCGGAAGAGTTCGCGCGCTTGATCGCCCGTTCGCAGCGTTCGGCGGTCGCGATCGTCGACGCGCAGCTCGTCGGCTTCGCACGGGCCATTACCGACGGCATCTCCAACGGCTATCTCTCGATGGTCGTCGTCGCCCCCGAATATCGGCGACGAGGAATCGGCCGAGCGCTCCTGGCGCACATCATGGGAGACGATCCGAAGATCACCTGGGTCCTACGCGCGGGCCGAGAAGGAGAAGCCGGATTCTTCACCAAGCTCGGCTTCGACACGTCGACCGTGGCGATGGAACGGCTTCGTCGTTGA